The following are from one region of the Amycolatopsis sp. QT-25 genome:
- a CDS encoding aldo/keto reductase encodes MEYRRLGASGLSVSEISYGNWLTHRDGAECVPAALDAGITTFHTAAAWGGGAAEESLAAALSPARRDDLVLCTGVFWPEGPGVNDAGLSRKHLTTSLHGSLRRLRTDYIDVYQLLRFDYRTPLEETFLALSDLVRQGKILYAGTAEWTAEQLLEARPIAERHGVPLIANQPHYSMLWRVAEAQVMPVCERAGIGQFASIPLAQGVLTGKYRPGVLPPDSRAAKSAEARPLLLPDLLERVGMLRGVADEAGLTMAQLALAWTLQHDTVASVVTGVSSAAQVTENAKAAGVVLDLDTLTRIDQLLGSFVQTDPRLTWSPPAII; translated from the coding sequence ATGGAATACCGCAGGCTCGGCGCGAGCGGGCTCTCCGTCAGCGAAATCTCCTATGGCAACTGGCTCACGCACCGCGACGGCGCGGAATGCGTCCCGGCCGCGCTCGACGCGGGCATCACGACCTTCCACACCGCCGCGGCCTGGGGCGGCGGCGCCGCCGAAGAAAGCCTCGCCGCGGCACTGAGCCCCGCGCGCCGCGACGATCTCGTCCTCTGCACCGGTGTCTTCTGGCCGGAAGGCCCGGGTGTCAACGACGCCGGCCTCAGCCGCAAACACCTGACCACGTCCCTGCACGGATCGCTGCGGCGGCTGCGCACCGACTACATCGACGTCTACCAGTTGCTGCGGTTCGACTACCGCACACCGCTGGAGGAAACGTTCCTCGCGCTGTCGGATCTGGTGCGGCAGGGAAAGATCCTCTACGCGGGCACCGCGGAATGGACGGCGGAACAGCTGCTCGAGGCACGGCCGATCGCCGAACGGCACGGCGTCCCGCTCATCGCCAACCAACCGCACTACTCCATGCTCTGGCGGGTCGCCGAAGCGCAGGTGATGCCGGTCTGCGAACGCGCCGGGATCGGCCAGTTCGCCTCGATCCCCCTCGCGCAAGGCGTCCTGACCGGCAAGTACCGGCCGGGGGTGCTCCCACCGGACTCCCGGGCCGCCAAGTCCGCCGAAGCGCGGCCGCTGCTCCTGCCGGACCTCCTCGAACGCGTCGGCATGCTGCGCGGCGTCGCCGACGAGGCCGGGCTGACCATGGCCCAGCTGGCACTCGCCTGGACGTTGCAGCACGACACCGTCGCCTCGGTGGTGACCGGCGTGAGCAGCGCCGCCCAGGTGACCGAGAACGCGAAGGCGGCCGGGGTGGTGCTGGACCTCGACACGCTGACCCGGATCGACCAGCTGCTGGGCAGTTTCGTGCAGACGGATCCGCGGCTGACCTGGTCGCCGCCCGCGATCATCTGA
- a CDS encoding SDR family oxidoreductase → MEVTGRVVVLTGAAHGIGAAMARRFAAEGAAGVVVSDLDLEAAEQVVAGITASGGAAIARHADASSKEDLKMLVAEARTEFGPVDLFCSNAGAAFGTGVHAADEQWTRSWAINVMQHVHAAQVALPAMLSRRTGYLLITASGAGLLGTPGDAPYSVTKHAAVGLAEWLAITYRPRGVRVSALCPLGVRTALLEPGIAAGHPAALAIAAAAPLLEPEEVAESVVRGLASEEFLILPHESVRETYARKAAGLDEWIDRTILETGARKR, encoded by the coding sequence GTGGAAGTGACAGGACGAGTCGTCGTGCTGACCGGCGCGGCACACGGTATCGGCGCCGCGATGGCCCGGCGGTTCGCCGCCGAGGGCGCCGCCGGGGTGGTGGTCTCGGATCTCGATCTCGAGGCCGCCGAGCAGGTCGTCGCCGGGATCACCGCCTCCGGTGGCGCCGCGATCGCGCGACACGCCGACGCGTCGTCCAAAGAGGACCTGAAGATGCTGGTGGCCGAGGCCCGCACGGAGTTCGGGCCGGTGGACCTGTTCTGTTCCAACGCCGGTGCCGCGTTCGGGACGGGCGTGCACGCCGCGGACGAACAGTGGACGCGCTCGTGGGCGATCAACGTCATGCAGCATGTGCACGCCGCCCAGGTCGCACTCCCCGCGATGTTGAGCCGGCGCACCGGATATCTGCTGATCACGGCCTCGGGAGCGGGCCTGCTGGGCACGCCCGGCGACGCGCCGTACTCGGTGACGAAACACGCGGCCGTCGGCCTCGCCGAATGGCTGGCCATCACCTACCGGCCGCGCGGGGTGCGGGTCAGCGCGCTGTGCCCGCTCGGCGTGCGGACCGCGCTGCTGGAACCGGGCATCGCCGCCGGGCATCCCGCCGCGCTCGCCATCGCCGCCGCCGCGCCGTTGCTGGAGCCGGAGGAAGTCGCGGAGTCCGTCGTGCGAGGCCTGGCGTCGGAGGAGTTCCTGATCCTGCCGCACGAATCGGTACGGGAGACCTACGCCCGCAAGGCGGCCGGTCTCGACGAATGGATCGACCGCACCATCCTCGAAACCGGCGCGCGGAAGAGGTGA
- a CDS encoding MFS transporter, whose translation MPGRYRELFSAKGSLAFSAAGLVARIPVPMMGIGIITMLAQTRGDYGLAGLVSAAFTLSTALLGPQVSRLVDRRGQSRILVPVTGISVLALGALLLCARSGAPVWTLYVSAVLAGFMPSMAAMVRARWSRLYRGSPRLHTAFALESVVDELTFVIGPALSVALCTTVFPEAGPLVAVVFLVAGVLLFVAQRETEPPVLPPSGTSGSSAIRLGAVRVLVLTLVAGGVIVGTVDVVSVAFARQAGSPSAAGIVVSVYAVGSAISGLVFGTLKLAVTPPRLLLIGTAGTAASVMPLLVVDGVVSLCAVVFVAGFFFSPTMIVVMGMIEKIVPAEKLTEGMTWAITGLSIGVALGAAVSGEIVDRFGPDGGFAVAVAAGGLIILIALLSYPLLSRKTTISEEAAR comes from the coding sequence GTGCCGGGCCGATATCGAGAGCTGTTTTCCGCCAAGGGCTCTCTCGCCTTCTCCGCCGCCGGGCTGGTCGCGCGGATCCCGGTCCCCATGATGGGGATCGGGATCATCACGATGCTGGCGCAGACACGGGGGGACTACGGGCTCGCCGGACTGGTCTCGGCGGCGTTCACGCTGTCCACGGCGCTGCTCGGGCCGCAGGTCTCGAGGCTGGTGGACCGCCGGGGGCAGAGCCGGATCCTGGTGCCCGTCACCGGGATCAGTGTGCTGGCGCTCGGCGCGCTCCTGCTCTGCGCGCGGTCCGGGGCGCCGGTCTGGACGCTGTACGTGTCCGCGGTCCTCGCCGGCTTCATGCCCAGCATGGCGGCGATGGTCCGGGCCCGGTGGTCGCGGCTGTACCGCGGCTCGCCTCGGCTGCACACGGCCTTCGCGCTGGAATCGGTGGTCGACGAACTGACCTTCGTCATCGGTCCCGCTCTCTCGGTCGCGTTGTGCACCACCGTGTTCCCGGAAGCGGGGCCGCTGGTCGCCGTGGTGTTCCTCGTCGCCGGAGTGCTGTTGTTCGTCGCGCAACGCGAGACGGAGCCGCCCGTGCTGCCGCCGAGTGGAACTTCCGGGAGTTCGGCGATCCGGTTGGGTGCGGTGCGGGTGCTGGTCCTGACGCTGGTGGCGGGCGGCGTCATCGTCGGCACGGTCGACGTCGTCAGCGTGGCGTTCGCCCGGCAGGCCGGGTCGCCGTCGGCCGCGGGCATCGTCGTTTCGGTCTACGCGGTGGGTTCCGCGATCTCGGGACTGGTCTTCGGAACGCTCAAGCTTGCCGTGACACCGCCTCGGCTGCTGCTGATCGGCACCGCGGGCACGGCCGCGAGCGTGATGCCGTTGCTGGTCGTGGACGGTGTCGTGAGCCTGTGCGCGGTGGTGTTCGTCGCCGGATTTTTCTTCTCTCCCACGATGATCGTCGTCATGGGGATGATCGAGAAGATCGTTCCGGCGGAGAAGCTGACCGAGGGGATGACGTGGGCGATCACCGGTCTCAGCATCGGGGTCGCGCTCGGCGCCGCGGTGTCGGGCGAGATCGTCGACCGCTTCGGGCCGGATGGCGGGTTCGCCGTCGCGGTGGCCGCCGGTGGCTTGATCATCTTGATCGCCTTGCTCTCCTATCCTCTGCTGAGCAGGAAGACCACGATCAGTGAGGAGGCGGCACGGTGA
- a CDS encoding type I polyketide synthase, producing MSHATARTRVLGVNPLGRPDPGLAVAVARGGGLGIVDIGSTVSVSSLSDGRSPFGVRVPAGRHLRDEEVRESGAGLVLLAEGAVWRGGADLPVLAEVTGVEQAVRMLDAGASGLVAKGAESGGSDLTTFVLLQRLLKRFGDDVPVWAYGGIGPRTAVAAIAGGAAGVVLDGLGLFPEADVPAIARAELARADDGLSALFVNRFEDAESAVRTVVRSLSVPVSASPSGQGVRLCRTLGTRLPVVQGPMTRVSDQPGFAAAVAAHDGFPFVAVATANGAKTAELLGRTAEALGERPWGAGILGFVPEALRAGQLAAIRAARPRCVLIAGGKPAQAKALEADGIATFLHVPSPILLRQFLDAGIRRFVFEGAECGGHIGPRSSFVLWEQQLDILREHGAEDVEVLFAGGIHDARSAAMVSAMAGPLTGIGVLMGTAYLFTEEAVTHGAITEVFQDRVLDARSTVTLETAPGHLTRCLPSPYTDEFAAVKAGLRADGVPPQESWQRLEELNTGRLRIASKGIRREGDALVEVDALGQLAEGMYLAGQVTVLREQRTDIAALHREVTEGAAKLLAGRAPAVESVVESVVDGDVAIVGMACVFPGAPDLPAFWSNVLRGADAVTEVPDRRWDKEVYADQSTSEWGGFLPSVEFDPLAYGIPPKSMGSIDPAQLVSLQTARRALEDAGYGDGGFDRERTSVIFGAEAGGDLANAGVLRALLPSYLEDVPEELLARLPELTEDSFPGTLANVISGRIANRLDLGGANYTVDAACGSSLAALDLAVKELRSGTSSMVLCGAVDLHNGVNDYLMFTSAGALSPTGRCRPFDAGADGIALGEGVACLVLKRRADAERDGDRVYAVVKGVGAASDGKALGLTAPRPEGQRRALARAYRDAGVSPADVSLVEAHGTGTVVGDATELTTLTEFFLDAGAEPGRCALGSVKSQIGHTKCAAGLAGLMKAALALWHEVVPPTLHLRTPNPAWDAERSPFTFSTGARPAPVPRGREFAGVSAFGFGGTNFHAVLAAPGVPPGRRHGPRDWDAELVLLRGSDVDGARAALRDLLAANEGRPLREIAALAAERGGAEPVRLAVVASDLAELREAAENGGGLTAEHVETGAVAFLFPGQGSQRTGMLAELFVHFPELADVLRLAPDVAATAFPPRAFTEEARAAQDEALKDTRVAQPALGLVESAVCRLLADLGVRPDLLAGHSFGELTALSVAGAFDTPTLVALSRARARSIAEVAGTDPGAMAAVKASREELATALEHPDVVLANHNAPDQTVLSGPTAAVEETVRMLRDQGIAAKRIPVACAFHSPLVAGASEVFAVDLDNAEIGEPGAPVWSNHTARPYDAGAVRAGLAAQIGSPVRFVELVEDMYAAGARTFVEAGPGQVLSRLTKEILGDRPHTVLACDPGGPGLRGFLTTLARLALMGVDVRTERLFHGRVRVGPLPAPAWTVDGQTVRAPGGEVPAHGLVPARRIPRTTMNQPAPGRDQAVVEFLRTSREMLAAQRDVMLGYLGTAPLAPAPVQVPVVPSVLPPVEAPVAAPRSAVEPEPAAAMPASAPITDVLATVVGAISERTGYPAEMIDADLDLEADLSIDSIKRTEIAGALLAKLGLTARVPDDAQDQLSRDRTASALAARLRKWLEPAAPVAAAPAGTSPGRYLLGRVSAPLPTPDFARVTGKTVSVSFEPGQEDLAESVRGMFLDAGAVPEERAEADFVLVLNPLSDTEEPVAAQVFGLLKAAKGAVVVVARAGAGHTAGLRGLVRAAARERTEPTRLVELESTVDLARIVLEEAIADGPAAVRYDTAGRAAFEPSAGSLGSIAYAGAGPGGGEVKALGLDQDSVLLLIGGARGITARAAVALAASGCRIELAGRTPWPAEPGDEDLPGDAPGMRSALAARGGSLADIERRVRTVLAQREIARTLDQIAAAGGVAAYRSLDVRDAAAVRQVVKDLHTRYGRIDGVVHAAGVIDDKLMADKDEHSFRTVYGTKVDGARAVLDALEHFGVRPAFVTFFGSIAAVLGNRGQTDYAAANDALETLGEQWAERTGCRALTVHWGPWAPSDDHAGMVSPELAREYERREVALIDPDEGTTALLRELAFGPADVRSVLYTASLW from the coding sequence GTGAGTCATGCGACGGCGCGCACGCGGGTACTCGGCGTCAACCCGCTCGGACGTCCGGATCCGGGGCTGGCGGTCGCCGTCGCCAGGGGTGGCGGCCTCGGGATCGTGGACATCGGGTCCACCGTGTCCGTCTCGTCCCTGTCGGACGGCAGGTCTCCGTTCGGCGTCCGCGTCCCGGCGGGCCGGCACCTGCGGGACGAAGAGGTGCGGGAGAGCGGTGCGGGGCTCGTCCTCCTGGCCGAGGGGGCGGTTTGGCGGGGCGGGGCCGATCTTCCCGTACTGGCCGAGGTGACCGGTGTCGAGCAGGCCGTCCGGATGCTCGACGCGGGCGCCTCCGGTCTGGTGGCGAAGGGAGCCGAATCGGGCGGCTCGGACCTCACCACGTTCGTTCTGCTGCAGCGGTTGCTGAAGCGGTTCGGCGACGACGTCCCGGTGTGGGCGTACGGGGGCATCGGGCCGCGGACGGCGGTGGCCGCGATCGCCGGCGGCGCGGCGGGGGTGGTGCTCGACGGGCTCGGCCTGTTCCCGGAGGCCGACGTGCCCGCGATCGCGCGGGCCGAGCTGGCCAGGGCCGATGACGGGCTCTCCGCGTTGTTCGTGAACCGCTTCGAGGATGCGGAAAGCGCTGTCCGGACGGTCGTGCGTTCCCTCTCCGTGCCGGTCTCGGCGAGCCCCTCGGGCCAAGGCGTACGGCTGTGCCGCACGTTGGGGACCCGCCTGCCGGTCGTGCAGGGGCCGATGACACGGGTGAGCGATCAGCCCGGTTTCGCCGCCGCCGTCGCCGCGCACGACGGCTTCCCGTTCGTCGCGGTGGCGACGGCGAACGGTGCCAAGACCGCCGAACTGCTCGGCCGCACCGCCGAAGCGCTCGGCGAGCGGCCCTGGGGCGCGGGCATTCTCGGCTTCGTCCCGGAGGCGTTGCGTGCCGGACAACTCGCGGCGATCCGGGCGGCGCGTCCGCGCTGTGTGCTGATCGCCGGCGGGAAACCCGCGCAGGCCAAGGCGCTGGAGGCCGACGGGATCGCGACCTTCCTCCACGTGCCGTCCCCGATCCTCCTGCGGCAGTTCCTCGACGCCGGGATCCGCCGGTTCGTCTTCGAAGGCGCCGAATGCGGCGGGCACATCGGCCCGCGGTCCAGTTTCGTGCTGTGGGAACAGCAGTTGGACATCCTCCGCGAACACGGTGCCGAGGACGTCGAGGTGCTGTTCGCGGGCGGGATCCACGACGCCCGGTCCGCCGCCATGGTCTCGGCGATGGCGGGACCGCTGACCGGAATCGGTGTCCTGATGGGCACCGCGTACCTGTTCACCGAGGAAGCCGTGACCCACGGCGCCATCACCGAGGTCTTCCAGGACCGTGTGCTCGACGCCCGGTCCACGGTCACCCTGGAGACCGCGCCCGGGCATCTGACCCGCTGCCTGCCCAGCCCGTACACCGACGAGTTCGCCGCGGTGAAGGCCGGGCTCCGGGCGGACGGCGTCCCGCCGCAGGAGAGCTGGCAACGGCTGGAGGAGCTGAACACCGGACGGCTGCGGATCGCGAGCAAGGGCATCCGGCGGGAAGGCGACGCCCTGGTCGAGGTCGACGCGCTCGGCCAGCTCGCCGAGGGAATGTACCTGGCGGGCCAGGTGACGGTGCTGCGCGAGCAGCGCACCGACATCGCCGCCCTGCACCGGGAAGTCACCGAGGGCGCGGCGAAACTGCTCGCCGGCCGCGCGCCGGCCGTGGAGTCCGTGGTGGAGTCCGTTGTGGACGGTGACGTCGCCATCGTCGGCATGGCGTGCGTGTTCCCCGGCGCGCCCGACCTGCCTGCCTTCTGGTCCAACGTCTTGCGCGGCGCGGACGCCGTCACCGAGGTGCCGGATCGACGCTGGGACAAGGAGGTGTACGCGGACCAGTCGACGTCCGAATGGGGTGGTTTCCTGCCGTCCGTGGAGTTCGACCCGCTCGCGTACGGCATCCCGCCGAAGTCGATGGGCAGCATCGACCCGGCCCAGCTGGTGTCCCTGCAGACGGCACGCCGAGCCCTCGAAGACGCGGGCTACGGCGACGGCGGTTTCGACCGCGAGCGCACCAGCGTCATCTTCGGTGCCGAGGCCGGCGGCGATCTGGCGAACGCCGGTGTGCTGCGCGCGCTGCTGCCCAGCTATCTCGAAGACGTCCCGGAGGAACTCCTCGCGCGCTTGCCGGAGCTGACCGAAGACTCGTTCCCCGGCACGCTCGCCAACGTCATCTCCGGCCGGATCGCCAACCGGCTCGACCTCGGCGGCGCCAACTACACCGTGGACGCCGCCTGCGGCTCGTCGCTGGCGGCGCTGGACCTCGCGGTGAAGGAACTGCGGTCGGGTACGAGCTCGATGGTCCTGTGCGGCGCCGTCGACCTGCACAACGGCGTCAACGACTACCTCATGTTCACCTCCGCGGGGGCCCTGTCGCCGACCGGCCGGTGCCGCCCGTTCGACGCGGGGGCGGACGGGATCGCGCTCGGCGAGGGCGTCGCGTGCCTCGTGCTCAAGCGCCGGGCCGACGCCGAACGCGACGGCGACCGTGTCTACGCCGTGGTCAAGGGCGTCGGCGCCGCCAGTGACGGCAAGGCGCTCGGCCTGACCGCGCCGCGTCCCGAGGGGCAGCGACGGGCCCTCGCCCGTGCCTACCGCGACGCGGGGGTCTCTCCCGCGGACGTCTCGCTGGTGGAGGCGCACGGCACCGGCACGGTCGTCGGCGACGCCACCGAACTGACCACGCTCACCGAGTTCTTCCTCGACGCGGGAGCCGAACCGGGCCGATGCGCACTGGGCTCGGTGAAGAGCCAGATCGGGCACACCAAATGCGCCGCGGGGCTGGCAGGCCTGATGAAGGCGGCGCTGGCGTTGTGGCACGAGGTCGTACCGCCCACGCTGCACCTGCGCACGCCGAACCCCGCCTGGGACGCCGAGCGCAGTCCCTTCACCTTCTCCACCGGGGCCCGGCCGGCGCCGGTTCCCCGCGGCCGGGAGTTCGCCGGAGTGAGCGCGTTCGGGTTCGGTGGGACCAACTTCCACGCGGTGCTCGCCGCCCCGGGAGTCCCGCCGGGACGGCGGCACGGCCCGCGTGACTGGGACGCGGAGCTGGTGCTGCTCCGAGGGTCCGATGTGGACGGTGCCAGGGCCGCGTTGCGTGACCTGCTCGCGGCGAACGAAGGCCGTCCGCTGCGGGAGATCGCCGCGCTCGCCGCCGAACGCGGCGGAGCCGAACCGGTGCGGCTCGCGGTCGTCGCGAGTGACCTCGCGGAGCTGCGTGAGGCCGCCGAGAACGGCGGAGGGCTCACCGCCGAGCACGTCGAAACCGGTGCCGTCGCGTTCCTGTTCCCCGGCCAGGGCAGCCAGCGCACGGGAATGCTGGCGGAGTTGTTCGTGCACTTCCCCGAACTGGCCGACGTGCTGAGGCTCGCTCCCGACGTCGCCGCGACCGCCTTCCCGCCGCGTGCGTTCACCGAAGAGGCACGGGCCGCCCAGGACGAGGCACTCAAGGACACGCGGGTCGCGCAGCCCGCGCTCGGGCTCGTCGAGTCGGCCGTGTGCCGGTTGCTGGCCGATCTCGGTGTCCGGCCGGACCTGCTGGCGGGGCACAGCTTCGGCGAGCTGACCGCGCTGTCGGTCGCGGGCGCCTTCGACACCCCGACCTTGGTGGCGCTCAGCCGGGCCAGGGCTCGTTCGATCGCCGAAGTCGCGGGCACCGACCCGGGCGCGATGGCCGCGGTGAAGGCGTCCCGCGAGGAACTGGCCACCGCGCTCGAGCACCCGGACGTCGTACTGGCCAACCACAACGCGCCGGACCAGACCGTCCTTTCCGGACCGACGGCCGCCGTGGAGGAGACCGTCCGGATGCTGCGGGACCAGGGGATCGCGGCCAAACGGATCCCCGTCGCCTGTGCCTTCCACAGTCCGCTGGTGGCCGGGGCGAGTGAGGTGTTCGCCGTCGATCTCGACAACGCCGAGATCGGTGAGCCGGGCGCGCCGGTGTGGTCGAATCATACCGCCCGGCCGTACGACGCCGGTGCCGTACGCGCCGGACTCGCCGCGCAGATCGGATCGCCGGTGCGCTTCGTCGAGCTGGTCGAGGACATGTACGCGGCGGGTGCGCGCACGTTCGTCGAGGCGGGCCCCGGGCAGGTGCTTTCCCGGCTGACCAAGGAAATCCTCGGTGACCGGCCGCATACCGTGCTCGCTTGCGACCCCGGTGGGCCGGGGCTGCGAGGGTTCCTCACCACGCTCGCGCGCCTGGCGCTCATGGGTGTCGACGTGCGCACCGAACGGCTCTTCCACGGCCGTGTCCGCGTCGGCCCGCTTCCCGCACCCGCCTGGACCGTGGACGGCCAGACCGTCCGCGCGCCCGGCGGCGAGGTCCCCGCTCATGGGCTCGTGCCCGCCCGACGAATCCCGAGGACGACCATGAACCAGCCCGCGCCCGGTCGTGACCAGGCCGTCGTCGAATTCCTCCGCACCAGCCGCGAAATGCTGGCGGCGCAACGGGACGTGATGCTGGGCTACCTCGGCACCGCGCCGCTCGCCCCGGCCCCGGTGCAGGTCCCGGTCGTGCCGTCGGTATTGCCGCCCGTCGAGGCCCCGGTCGCCGCGCCCCGGTCCGCCGTCGAGCCGGAACCGGCCGCCGCGATGCCGGCATCAGCCCCGATCACCGACGTCCTGGCCACCGTGGTCGGCGCGATCAGCGAACGCACCGGCTATCCGGCCGAGATGATCGACGCCGATCTCGACCTGGAAGCGGACCTTTCCATCGACTCGATCAAACGCACCGAAATCGCGGGCGCGCTGCTCGCGAAGCTCGGCCTCACCGCACGGGTGCCCGACGACGCCCAGGATCAGCTCAGCCGCGACCGGACGGCGAGCGCGCTGGCCGCGCGGCTGCGGAAATGGCTCGAACCGGCCGCCCCGGTCGCCGCGGCCCCGGCGGGCACCTCGCCCGGCCGGTATCTGCTCGGCCGCGTGTCCGCGCCGCTCCCGACACCCGATTTCGCCAGGGTGACCGGCAAGACGGTCTCGGTGAGCTTCGAGCCCGGCCAGGAGGACTTGGCCGAGTCGGTCCGCGGGATGTTCCTCGACGCGGGCGCCGTGCCGGAGGAGCGGGCAGAGGCCGACTTCGTCCTCGTGCTGAATCCGTTGTCGGACACCGAAGAACCGGTCGCCGCCCAGGTCTTCGGCCTGCTCAAAGCGGCCAAGGGCGCGGTGGTCGTGGTGGCGAGGGCGGGCGCCGGGCACACCGCCGGACTGCGCGGTCTCGTCCGTGCCGCGGCGCGGGAGCGGACCGAGCCGACCAGGCTGGTGGAGCTGGAGTCGACGGTGGACCTGGCACGGATAGTGCTGGAAGAGGCGATCGCCGACGGACCGGCGGCCGTCCGTTACGACACCGCGGGGCGCGCGGCCTTCGAACCCTCCGCGGGCTCTCTCGGTTCGATCGCGTACGCGGGCGCCGGCCCCGGCGGCGGAGAGGTCAAGGCACTCGGCCTCGACCAGGATTCGGTGCTGCTGCTGATCGGCGGCGCACGGGGGATCACCGCGCGGGCGGCGGTCGCGCTGGCGGCGAGCGGATGCCGGATCGAACTCGCCGGGCGCACCCCGTGGCCTGCCGAACCCGGCGACGAAGACCTGCCCGGTGACGCGCCGGGGATGCGCTCGGCCTTGGCCGCGCGGGGTGGTTCGCTGGCGGACATCGAACGCCGGGTGCGTACCGTGCTGGCCCAGCGTGAGATCGCGAGAACACTCGACCAGATCGCCGCGGCGGGCGGTGTCGCGGCCTACCGGTCGCTCGACGTGCGCGACGCCGCCGCCGTCCGGCAAGTGGTGAAGGATCTGCACACCCGCTACGGCCGGATCGACGGTGTCGTCCACGCCGCCGGGGTGATCGACGACAAACTGATGGCCGACAAGGACGAGCACTCGTTCCGCACGGTCTACGGGACCAAAGTGGACGGTGCCCGCGCGGTGCTCGACGCTCTGGAGCATTTCGGTGTACGGCCCGCGTTCGTGACGTTCTTCGGCAGCATCGCCGCGGTGCTGGGAAACCGGGGCCAGACCGACTACGCGGCGGCGAACGACGCACTGGAGACCCTGGGCGAACAGTGGGCCGAGCGCACCGGCTGCCGGGCGCTGACCGTCCACTGGGGACCGTGGGCGCCCTCGGACGACCACGCGGGCATGGTGTCGCCGGAACTGGCGCGCGAGTACGAACGCCGCGAGGTGGCGCTCATCGACCCCGACGAAGGCACCACCGCACTCTTGCGTGAGCTCGCTTTCGGCCCGGCCGACGTCCGCTCCGTGCTGTACACGGCGTCACTGTGGTGA
- a CDS encoding TetR family transcriptional regulator: MNAPSADGRLAKGEHRKRELIEATLRIVARDGVSGVSHRTVAREAGLPATAAAYHFRGIEALLTAALTQCMDEDAERMRVLAAEADGGMDALRRFAALMAEVVAKPGHLLAEYELYLLAAREPKLREATDRWMAALADFARRHTDDPVRVEMLVGLVDGLLLQGLLRDEPPTAERFEAILRTALAS; encoded by the coding sequence GTGAACGCGCCGAGCGCCGATGGCCGTCTCGCCAAGGGCGAGCACCGCAAACGGGAACTGATCGAGGCCACCTTGCGCATCGTCGCGCGGGACGGGGTTTCGGGGGTCAGTCATCGCACCGTCGCCCGTGAGGCGGGGCTGCCCGCGACAGCGGCCGCGTACCACTTCCGGGGGATCGAAGCCCTGCTGACGGCCGCGCTCACCCAGTGCATGGACGAAGACGCCGAGCGGATGCGCGTCCTCGCCGCCGAGGCCGACGGCGGCATGGACGCGCTGCGGAGATTCGCCGCCTTGATGGCCGAAGTCGTCGCCAAGCCCGGACATCTGCTGGCGGAGTACGAGCTGTATCTCCTGGCGGCGCGCGAGCCGAAGCTCCGCGAAGCGACCGATCGCTGGATGGCCGCCTTGGCGGACTTCGCCCGCCGCCACACCGACGATCCGGTGCGGGTCGAGATGCTGGTCGGACTGGTGGACGGGTTGCTGCTGCAGGGTTTGCTGCGCGACGAACCGCCGACGGCGGAACGGTTCGAGGCCATCTTGCGGACCGCCTTGGCGTCGTGA